The sequence GCGCGGGCCTGGCGCATCACCTCACGGCGCTGCTGCTGCTGGTGCCGTTGACGTTCGTGCTGGCGAGGGCCGCCGGTCGCCGGCTGTCGGTGGGCCTGGTGGCGATGGCCGTGCTCGGCGCGCTGGCGCCGCTCGCCGGCTACGGCTGGGTGGCCTGGCGTGCGTTCCATCCCGGTGCGGCGCAGTGGCCCGCGCTGGCGCCGACGTGGGGTGCGGTGTGGGACCATGTGACCGCGTCCCAGTACGCCGGTTATTTCGGCGCTTTCCGGCCGTCGGCGGGGCAGGCCGGCCTGCTGGCGCGATACGCCTATCCGTTCCTGGCCGTGGCCGCCGTGGCGCTGGCTCTGGCGATCCGCGCCGCGGGCCGCGGTCCGCGACGGCTGGTGCTCGCGGCCGTGGCGGCCGGGTGCGTGCTGCAGCTCGCGGTGGTCTTAGCCTACGGCGTCTCTGATCCCGGTTCGTACTTCGTACCGGTGCTGGGATTGGGCTTGATGGCGCTGGCGCCGGCGCTCGTGAGCCTGGCGCCGGGAACACGCGGCACGCGCGGACTGTGGGCGGTCGTGGCGCTCGCGATGCTGGTCTCGGTGTCGTTGGGCGCGGTCTGGACGGGCGCCGCCCGGCAGCGCCGCGCCGTGTTCACGACGCACGAGACGCTGGTGCGCCGCATGTGGTCGTCGATCACGGTCGAGCCCGCGTTCGTGCTCTGGCACAGTGACATGGTGCACCAGCTGCTTGCCTGGCAGGTGCTGGACGGCGAGAAGCCGGGGCTGGTGGTGCTGAACCCCGCCACCCTGACGCATGCGTGGCCGCGGGCGCAGTTCGCCGGGCGCTACGGTGTCGACCCGGTGGCCGGCCTGGCCGTGCCCAAGCCGGGACGCGAGGCGGTCGGCGGTGAGGCGGCGCTGGTCGAGGCCATCGCCGGGCGCCTGAACGAGGGCAGCGAGCTGCCGGTCATCATCTTCGATGCGGCGGTGCCGTCGGTGCACATGTTGCGGAAGGGCGAAGTGCCGGCGCCGGGCTCATCCCGCCCGTAGCTTCTGCGCCCGCTGGATCAGGCGCTGCGCCATGTCCTGCTGTTCGGGAAACCCGGCCGCCCGCGCCAGCAGCTCGAGCGCCTGGTCGCGACGGCCCAGCTCCAGCGCACAGTAACCCTGCATCAGCCACGCGCGTCCCGACTCGTCGCCGTCGGCCGCCACGCGCGCGAACGCGTCGAGCGCCGCGGCATATTCCTCGCGCAAGTAGTGCACGTCACCGGCCAGCGACCACAGGCGGGTCGTCGGCGAGCGCTCCAGCGCCGCCTTCAGGACGTCGAGCGCCTGCTCCGTCTCGTGGGCCGCCACCAGGGCCGAAGCCAGGCGTTCGACCTCGGCGGGCGTCGCCTCGGGCGACAGGCCGCGCCGATAGTGTTCGCTCGCGAGCTGGGCCACGCCGGCGGCGAGCAGCAGGTCGCCCATCTGCTTCTCTTCGGCGGGTGACAGCGGTCGCAGCAGGCCCACGAC is a genomic window of bacterium containing:
- a CDS encoding DUF2723 domain-containing protein, translating into MPPHAIAAAPRPGWRSSLAAGAVALAAYLALAPQVCGDKDAAEFTLVLGAGGVAHPSGYPLYTLLGHPFVKLLHAFGASWAYAANAWSALGGAVAVALLHRLARRLTWAPGEAMRPVAWFAWLPVLLFGLNPLWTYETTLAETGSWHLAWAAGAVLLALRLLETRADAPTRRDALAWGLVAGAGLAHHLTALLLLVPLTFVLARAAGRRLSVGLVAMAVLGALAPLAGYGWVAWRAFHPGAAQWPALAPTWGAVWDHVTASQYAGYFGAFRPSAGQAGLLARYAYPFLAVAAVALALAIRAAGRGPRRLVLAAVAAGCVLQLAVVLAYGVSDPGSYFVPVLGLGLMALAPALVSLAPGTRGTRGLWAVVALAMLVSVSLGAVWTGAARQRRAVFTTHETLVRRMWSSITVEPAFVLWHSDMVHQLLAWQVLDGEKPGLVVLNPATLTHAWPRAQFAGRYGVDPVAGLAVPKPGREAVGGEAALVEAIAGRLNEGSELPVIIFDAAVPSVHMLRKGEVPAPGSSRP